One Ezakiella massiliensis genomic window, TACAGATCTTGACTTAGATACCATAAAGTTCTTCTATTTCAAGGATGATGTTGAAATTGCTGGAGTTAAATGTATGATTTCCAGAACTGGCTACACCGGAGAAGATGGTTTTGAAATCTACACAACTAACGAAGGTATAGTTAAAGTTTGGGATGCAGTTTTGGAAGCTGGCAAGGATGTTGACTTAAAACCATGCGGACTTGGCTGCAGAGATACTTTAAGATTTGAAGCTTCACTCCCATTATATGGACATGAAATTTCAAAGGAATTAAATCCTGTAGAATCAGGCTTTAAATACTTTGTTGATAGAAAATCTGACAACGATTACATTGGCAGAGATGCTCTATTAAAGATTGCTGAAGATCCAAAGAAAGTTTTGGTTGGATTTGAACTAGTAGGCAGAGGTATTCCTAGAGAAGGATACAAGATTGAAAAAGATGGAAAAGAAATTGGCCATGTTACAACAGGCTATCTATCACCAACTCTTGGAACCAGAATTGGAAACGCTTTAATTGATGTCGAATACAAGGGTATTGGCAACACATTTGATGTTATGGTTAGGAACAAACCTGTAGAAGCTAAGATTATTTCAAAGAAATTCTTAGAAGCTAGAGGTGACCATCATAAAAATAAATAAATTTATTAAATTATAGGAGGATTAAAATGGAAGTAAAAAAAGATTTAATGTACACAAAAGACCACGAATGGGTCAAAATTGAAGGCGAAGAAGCATATGTAGGTCTATGTGACTATGCTCAAAATCAACTAGGCGAAATCGTTTACGTAGAACTACCTGATGTTGACGATGAATTTGATGTAGAAGATGCTGTTGCAGCTATTGAATCAACAAAGGCAGCAAGTGACTTATTTGCACCTATGGCTGGTGTAGTTACAGAAGTTAACGAAGAACTCGAAGATGCTCCTGAACTATTAAATGAAAAACCATACGACGCATGGGTTGTAAAAATGAAATTAGAAGATGCATCAGCTACTGATGGTCTAATGAACGCTGAAGAATACGAAAAATATCTAGCAGAGGAGGCATAAGTAATGCACCCATACCTTTCCCATACGGAAAGTGATATTAAAAAGATGCTCGATACAATAGGCGTAAAGTCTATTGACGATCTTTTTAATGATATTCCTGAAGATATGAGGGTAAAGGGAGATCTAAATTTCGATAAGTCAAAATCAGAAATCGAAGTTAGAAATATAGTTGGTGGAATGGCCGCTAAAAACCTTACACCAGCTTTTATCCCTTCATTCTTAGGCGCAGGAATTTACGATCACTATATTCCAAGTATTATACCAGCAATTACTTCTAGATCGGAGTTCTACACTTCATACACTCCATATCAACCAGAAGTAAGCCAAGGTACCCTACAATATATTTATGAATTCCAAACAATGATTTGCGATTTAACTGGCATGGATGTTGCAAACGCTTCTGTTTATGACCACTCAAACGCAGTTGTTGAAGCAGCTATTATGTGCGCTGCAGTTTCAAAGAAAAAGAAAGTTATCGTTTCTGAAACTTTGAATCCAAGTGCTAGGATGGTTTTAGACACCTATGCACACGCACAAGGTTTGGAAGTTATCACAATTCCACAAAAAGATGGGGTTACAGATGCTGAAGAATTAGAAAAAAATATGAGCGATGATGTAGCTTGTGTTATGGTTCAAAATCCAAACTTCTTTGGTATTATCGAAGATGCCAAGAAGCTTGGCGAAATTGCCCATACAGGCAAGAAGACATCCTTTGTAGTAAGTGTTGATCCTATTTCACTTGGTATCATGAAGAAACCTTCAGAATACGGTGCAGATGTTGTTATAGGTGAAGGTCAAGCCATGGGCATTAACATGAGCTTTGGTGGTCCATCTCTTGGTTTCTTTGCAGTAAAAGAAAAATTCATGAGAAAGATGCCAGGCCGTATTGTTGGTCAAACAGTTGATCACAATGGTAAACGCTGCTACGTACTAACACTTACAGCTCGTGAGCAACACATTAGACGTGACAAGGCAACTTCAAATATCTGCTCTAACCAAGGTGTAAATACTTTGGCAGCCAGCATTTATATGTGTGTAATGGGAAAACAAGGCCTAAGACGCGTTGCTGAACTTTGCACACAAAAGGCTCACTATCTACAAAAAGAATTAGAAAAGAAGGGCTTGAAATTAAAATATGACCAACCTTTCTTCAAAGAATTTGTAGTTACAGGCATTAACGAAGAAGAACAATACAATGCTCTCCATGAAAAGAATATTATCGGCGGTCTCGCTCTAGATAGATTCTTCAAGGACATGGATAAGGAAATTATGTTTGCGGTTACTGAAAAGCGTACAAAAGAAGAAATGGACGCTTTAGCTAAATACTTGGAGGTAAAATAATGTTTAGAAAATATGATAGTTTAATTTTCGAAGTTTCAACTCCAGGCAGAACTGCATACCAATTACCAGCTTGTGATGTTGAAGAGAAGGATTTGAAGGACTTTATCCCAGCTGATTATCTATCTGATGAATGCCCAAAGCTTCCAGAAGTTAACGAAGTTGATATCGTTCGTCATTACACAAATCTTTCTAACAAAAACTACGGAGTAGATACAGGTTTCTATCCACTAGGAAGCTGTACTATGAAGTACAATCCAAAGATAAATGAAGAAATGGCTGCACTACCAGGATTTGCTGGTTTGCACCCTTACCAAGATTCAAGACAAGTCCAAGGCGCTCTTGAACTTATGTATAATTTCCAAAAGATTTTGGCTGAAATCAGTGGTATGGATGAAGTTACTCTCCAACCAGCTGCTGGTGCTCAAGGTGAGCTTACTGGTATTATGTTAATCAGAAAGTACCACGAATCAAGAGGCGACTTCAAGAGAAACAAGGTTATCGTACCTGACTCAGCTCACGGTACAAACCCAGCTACTTCTTCAGTAGCAGGTTATACTCCAGTTGAAGTTCCATCTGATGAAAATGGTCTGGTTGACCTAGATGCTCTAAGAGCTGCTGTAGGTGAAGACACAGCTGCACTTATGCTTACAAATCCAAATACTTTAGGACTATTTGATAAGCATATCAAGGAAATCACTTCAATTATCCACGAAGCTGGCGGACTTTGCTACTATGACGGTGCAAACGCCAACGCTATTATGGGTAAGGCACGTCCTGGTAAAATGGGCTTTGACGTTATCCACTTTAACGTTCACAAGACCCTATCCACACCTCACGGTGGTGGCGGACCAGGTGCAGGCCCAGTTGGATGCAAGGATTTCTTAAAAGAATTCCTACCTGTTCCAGTTGTCGAAAAAGATGGAGATAAATACTTCTTAAACTACGACAAGGAAAACTCAATTGGTAAGATGAAAGACTTCTACGGTCACTTTGGAATCTTAGTCAGAGGTTACACATACTGCTTGACAATGGGTTCTGACGGACTTAAGAGAGCAAGTGAATTAGCAGTATTAAACGCTAACTACTTGGCAAGTTTATTAAAAGGTGAATACAACCTACCAATTGATACAACTTATAAACACGAATTTGTTCTAGCAGGACTCAAAGATCATGAAATGTCAGGCGTTACAACACTTGATGTTGCTAAGGGATTAATCGATAGGGGCTTCCATCCACCAACAGTTTACTTCCCATTAATTGTTGACGAGGCTCTTATGATTGAACCTACAGAAACTGAATCTCTAGAAACACTGGATGCATTTGCAGGAGCAATGTTAGACATTGCAAAGGTTGCAAAGGAAAATCCACAAGAGCTCAAAGAAGCTCCACACAATACAGATATTTGCAGACCTGATGAAACACAGGCTGCTAGAAACCCAATCGTTAAACACGCTTGGTAAAATTATAGGCGGCTTTTTAAGTCGCCTTACATAATGGAGGAAAGTATGAAGGAATTGGATTTAAATAAGGAAAAGGTCAAACGCCTTAGAAATATAAAGCCGCAGACAACAGTTAAGCAGGCTATATTAATTGTAATAGGAGTAATTATGATTGCTATTGCAATTCATTTCTTTTTACTTCCTAACGACTTATCACTTGGAGGTGCAACAGGTATTGCACTTATCTTGAGTAAGTTAACTGGTATATCGGCTCCACCACTTTTAATTGTGGCTAACATATTTTTATTTATAATGGGATTCATATTTATAGGCAATAAATTTGGAGTTCTCACAGTTATTGCTTCCCTTGGCCTATCAGCTTTGGTATGGCTTCTGGATGTTTTAATTCCCCTTCAAGGACCTATGATTGATAATATGTTCTTGTCATTAATAGTTGCCTGTATTTTATACGGGGCAGGCGTTGGCATAGTTTTAAACCAAAACGCATCTACAGGTGGCAGTGATATCATTGCCAAAATTTTAAATAAATTTTTAGGCTTAGACTTAGGAAAGGGATGCTTACTAACAGACTTTATCATAACTATGATTGTTGGCTTTAACTACGGATTAGAAATTGCTTTATTCTGCCTGGTTGGTGTTATTTTAACAGGTCTTATTGTTGACTATACAATCGATGGCCTAAATGTTGGTAAGCTTTGTTATATAACTACTTCTCAACCGGAAAAGATCTGTGAATTTTTAATCTCAATTGGAAGAAGTGCCACTGTCTACAAGGCAAAAGGTGCCTACTCAAACACAGATAGGGAAATTATACAGACTGTAATCAATAACCGTGACCTGATAAGGCTCAGAACTTTTATTCACCAAATAGACGATAAGGTCTTTATGGTTGTTACAAATGCCCACCAGGTTTTTGGTTGGCACTGGAAAAATATTTGGGATTAGACTTTTAATTTTACTGTTTTTATGTTACAATTACCTTAGAAAGGGGTTCGGATTCACAATGAAAAAATTATTTAAATACTCTTTAATAATTGTTCTTATGTGTTTTTTAGTTTTGCCAGTTCAGGCAAAAGAAAAAGACCTTGTTAGAATGAAGGGTATTATAAATCATGACTTTAAAGAAAAGCCCTACATCGTGGATTCCGTTAGCAATGATACGCTCTTTATGCTTCCCTTAAGAGAGACTATGGAGACTTTAGGTTACAATGTAACCTGGTATAGAGACGGCAGAATAACCGTTAAAAAAGGCTTGATTAGAGCATCTCTCATAGTAAACAAGGATGAATACAGGGACAGGTATGACGAGCTAAAAAAGATTTACACAACTCCAGTTTATAATGACGGGGTTTGTTATGTGCCTAATACTTTTTTCACTCAGGTCTTGGAATATGATACTTTTATTATAGGCGATACTGTTTATCTTAGAAAAAAGATTGATGGTATAATTTCCAGGTCCAGTGAATCGATTATAAAATATGAAAATTCTGGCACAAGTGATGTTACAATTGCTTACCCAGCCTTTACTTCTAAAAAGTACGAATTCGTAAATAGAGAAATAGAAAAATATATAGAACGCATAAAAGAAGAGTACAGGTTTGACCAAGTTAATCTTTTGTATGACATTGCGATTTCCAATTCAAAAGTTGTAAGCGTTATCTTTAAAGGTGATCTGATCAGTGGTGAGGATTCAAAATACTTTTTTGATTCTTTGAACTTTGATATAAAGAACCAAAAGAAGATTGATTTTAAAGATATTATAGTCGACACAAAGTCATCCAATAAGTTCCTAAAGGAGAAGATGAATTTGGATGATGACTATGACTTTAGAATTGAAGATTTTAAG contains:
- the gcvT gene encoding glycine cleavage system aminomethyltransferase GcvT, with the translated sequence MTMKTPLYEKHVELGGNVVDYAGWMLPVEYTGLKDEHNAVRERAGMFDVSHMGEIWVEGKEAEKFVNYLMTNNIINQEDNQIQYTFMCYEDGGVVDDLLVYKYNNEKYYLVVNAANVDKDFDWIKEQSKDFDVNVRNVSNETGEVAVQGPKAQEVVQKLTDLDLDTIKFFYFKDDVEIAGVKCMISRTGYTGEDGFEIYTTNEGIVKVWDAVLEAGKDVDLKPCGLGCRDTLRFEASLPLYGHEISKELNPVESGFKYFVDRKSDNDYIGRDALLKIAEDPKKVLVGFELVGRGIPREGYKIEKDGKEIGHVTTGYLSPTLGTRIGNALIDVEYKGIGNTFDVMVRNKPVEAKIISKKFLEARGDHHKNK
- the gcvH gene encoding glycine cleavage system protein GcvH, whose translation is MEVKKDLMYTKDHEWVKIEGEEAYVGLCDYAQNQLGEIVYVELPDVDDEFDVEDAVAAIESTKAASDLFAPMAGVVTEVNEELEDAPELLNEKPYDAWVVKMKLEDASATDGLMNAEEYEKYLAEEA
- the gcvPA gene encoding aminomethyl-transferring glycine dehydrogenase subunit GcvPA, whose product is MHPYLSHTESDIKKMLDTIGVKSIDDLFNDIPEDMRVKGDLNFDKSKSEIEVRNIVGGMAAKNLTPAFIPSFLGAGIYDHYIPSIIPAITSRSEFYTSYTPYQPEVSQGTLQYIYEFQTMICDLTGMDVANASVYDHSNAVVEAAIMCAAVSKKKKVIVSETLNPSARMVLDTYAHAQGLEVITIPQKDGVTDAEELEKNMSDDVACVMVQNPNFFGIIEDAKKLGEIAHTGKKTSFVVSVDPISLGIMKKPSEYGADVVIGEGQAMGINMSFGGPSLGFFAVKEKFMRKMPGRIVGQTVDHNGKRCYVLTLTAREQHIRRDKATSNICSNQGVNTLAASIYMCVMGKQGLRRVAELCTQKAHYLQKELEKKGLKLKYDQPFFKEFVVTGINEEEQYNALHEKNIIGGLALDRFFKDMDKEIMFAVTEKRTKEEMDALAKYLEVK
- the gcvPB gene encoding aminomethyl-transferring glycine dehydrogenase subunit GcvPB, which translates into the protein MFRKYDSLIFEVSTPGRTAYQLPACDVEEKDLKDFIPADYLSDECPKLPEVNEVDIVRHYTNLSNKNYGVDTGFYPLGSCTMKYNPKINEEMAALPGFAGLHPYQDSRQVQGALELMYNFQKILAEISGMDEVTLQPAAGAQGELTGIMLIRKYHESRGDFKRNKVIVPDSAHGTNPATSSVAGYTPVEVPSDENGLVDLDALRAAVGEDTAALMLTNPNTLGLFDKHIKEITSIIHEAGGLCYYDGANANAIMGKARPGKMGFDVIHFNVHKTLSTPHGGGGPGAGPVGCKDFLKEFLPVPVVEKDGDKYFLNYDKENSIGKMKDFYGHFGILVRGYTYCLTMGSDGLKRASELAVLNANYLASLLKGEYNLPIDTTYKHEFVLAGLKDHEMSGVTTLDVAKGLIDRGFHPPTVYFPLIVDEALMIEPTETESLETLDAFAGAMLDIAKVAKENPQELKEAPHNTDICRPDETQAARNPIVKHAW
- a CDS encoding YitT family protein, with protein sequence MKELDLNKEKVKRLRNIKPQTTVKQAILIVIGVIMIAIAIHFFLLPNDLSLGGATGIALILSKLTGISAPPLLIVANIFLFIMGFIFIGNKFGVLTVIASLGLSALVWLLDVLIPLQGPMIDNMFLSLIVACILYGAGVGIVLNQNASTGGSDIIAKILNKFLGLDLGKGCLLTDFIITMIVGFNYGLEIALFCLVGVILTGLIVDYTIDGLNVGKLCYITTSQPEKICEFLISIGRSATVYKAKGAYSNTDREIIQTVINNRDLIRLRTFIHQIDDKVFMVVTNAHQVFGWHWKNIWD
- a CDS encoding stalk domain-containing protein — translated: MKKLFKYSLIIVLMCFLVLPVQAKEKDLVRMKGIINHDFKEKPYIVDSVSNDTLFMLPLRETMETLGYNVTWYRDGRITVKKGLIRASLIVNKDEYRDRYDELKKIYTTPVYNDGVCYVPNTFFTQVLEYDTFIIGDTVYLRKKIDGIISRSSESIIKYENSGTSDVTIAYPAFTSKKYEFVNREIEKYIERIKEEYRFDQVNLLYDIAISNSKVVSVIFKGDLISGEDSKYFFDSLNFDIKNQKKIDFKDIIVDTKSSNKFLKEKMNLDDDYDFRIEDFKMYIVKDAMVIYKNSEQNKTINKYFKLYELEHLSSKYGEFLFER